The nucleotide sequence CATAAGATTTTTTGTGATCATAGTAGCCaattaaatcaataaataatgtgTGCAGAAAAGAAAATAAGACATGAATAGACTTTGGGCAAAGTAACCAACATGGATTTTTCCAAAAAATACAACTGCAACGActactgtatataaatgtatgttagggcttattcagacgaacgtgatatacgtcagtgcaactgtaatatacagctgacatcccgctgcaacggtggCAATCACAGTTCTCTcagatcgccgccgtttaaccccttaaatgccgctgtcaatagcaacatgggcatttaagtgattgacacagagggagggggctccctctgtaccccgttggccccctTGAAAAATCGCAGGGTGCTGAGAGTTGCaacggcaaccaggaagcctagcaacagcttcctggttgccaagtacaggagcctattaggtcctgcccaaggcaggatgtaataggcttaactgtcagttgtaaaatgagagttagggcttattcagacgaatgtataatacgtccgtgctacgcgtgtgattttcacgtgactcgcacggacctatgttagtcaatggggccgttcagacagtccgtgaaaactcatgacatgtcctatatttgtgcattttttgtgcatcacgcacccattgaagtcaatgggtgcgtgaaaatcacgcgcagcacacggaagcacttccgtgtgacgcgcgattCGTGtatcagcagtaaaaactataaatgtaaacagaaaagcaccacgtacaaacagagtgtcataatgatggcggctgtgcgaaaatcacgcagccgcgcatcatacgctgctgacacacggagctgttatgtaccttttgcgcgcgcaagacgctcatgtgaatccggcctaagacgaAGTAATGAGACACATAAATCCTTCCCAATTCCACATACCTTGCCAGTGGGATCTTGCCAGTAATACCAGGGCTGTTCTTGGATTATGACTCAGGACACTGTAGGTTGGGTCTCTTATCCACAATTTCATTTGTCCAGCGAGCAATTTAAAATTTTTGTTTGTTCTTGAAGTTCTCTTTTAAATAAGTAACTAGTAATAGTCCTCCTCCATGTAATGTTATCATTGGTTACAAAAAGATTAGTTGGAACATTTTTTCAGCAGGAGCTTTATGGCTGTTAAGTTTTTAGGTGGCACATACCTTGCCAGCATTGCGCCCAGTCTAGGGTGTGGAGCTAGACTGCTCAGGATTTGCATGCCATACATCCTGGCTTCGGGGCAGCGGTCCTGTAAAGATTGAACTACAGCCGGTATTGCCCTATCTGTGATCCCTTTTCTACCAGACAGAAAAAAGTCTGGGCCCATTCTGTCCACCAAACCTACAAGATGCTTGACTGTGGTGGATCTCACTTTGCTGTTGTTGTGGCAGAGTCCTCCGTCTATTAGGGCTGTCATAGCGCGACCTGGGCTGACATTTTCCACCATTTGTGTCAGAGCGCTGTCCACTGCTTCACGGATAAAGGTGTTGGATTCCCCGGCCTTGTGTAGCAACACCCGGACAGTTTGCTGGAGGTCGCAGTCCATGTTCGCCTGCAATATTGTGAACATCATGTCCAGGCACTTGATAGCTGCTAGGGACACTGCAGATCTCAGGTTGGTCACTTCCTTCATTACTGCTGTCCTTAGTTCTTGTATTATTAGAACAGCAGCTTCAGGATGGACCGATATCAAGGATGAGATGGTGTCAATACCTCGAATCTTTTTCTCCCAGTCCTCGTCTTCCAGCAGGATTAAGGCGTCAGCAACTGTCATCTTGGACTGGGACATCTTCTTTAGTTTATTGTGTGTTGCTTTATGGTTTTGGACTGCATGATGACTTGATGATGGTCCTATAGATGGTAATACAGATGTCTTCTTTCTCTCAGGTGCAGGAGGCTCATCATGCTGGTTccgttgatgtaaatgggaattgATATACTGCACCGTACTTACAGGCGTCATTTTTGGTAAAGGTTTTGATGGATGCGCCTGGAGAGAATTCCTCCCATTGTTCATATTCCTGAGGTCTTCCAAGGTCTTTTCGGCTGCTGCAATATACTTTTTATATCTTCGGCCAGTTTCCTTGGTGACCTCTTTTTCTGTGGCTTTTTTGGGCCTTTTAGGTGGTTCTGGGGTGTTAGGGATTTTCCAACCCAGTTTTTTTCCAAAGCCACCAGATGGCGGATGTTTGGCAGGGATTCTCAATTGAAGATTGCTGGTCAACCTGGCCAGCACTCTCTGAGCCGCCACATCCCGGTAGTCAGCAAAGTTGTCACCTAGGCTGTACTTCTGATTCATGCCATAACAGATGGAAGAAATATCTGAGAGGTCAGAATCTGAGCTGGATGTTACTGAGCTACTACAGTCAAAGGAGTCTTCTGCCCACATCTTCCAAAAAATTATCTAAAACACTTGGTGCGCACACCAATATCACTGCTTCTCTCTGTAGGGAAAGTTCAGCAATGTACAGAGCACTCAGCAAGCGAAGTTCTAATACAATAGTTTCACCATGACGCTTCTATGACATCAGCCAGACCTGTAGAACTTTtcccttaaagggccattgactcaAAAATAGACTAATATGTTTAATATTGTTCACAAGAAAAACACCTAACAGGACAAGTACTGGATAAAAATATTTACTGTTTTAATTGTTGTAAAAAAATTTGGGGGAAGATTTATTTATTATCagccaatatttatttattatcaccCATTTCAGAATAACGGAGCTCTTATTGCAACATTTACTATACCTTATTTTTCCTGTACATCTTCAGTGCATCTTCAgcgggtttcagctgtaatatacagctgacatcccgctgcaacggtggCGATCACAGTTCTCTcagatcgccgccgtttaaccccttaaatgccgctgtcagtaGCGACatgggcatttaagtgattgacacagagggagggggctccatctgtaccccgttggccccctGCGAAAAatcgcagggtgctgatggttgcaatggcaaccaggaagcctagcaacagcttcctggttgccaagtacgggagcctattaggtcctgcccaaggcaggatgtaataggcttaagtgtcagttgtaaaatgagaGTTTGacgcatgacatgtcctatatttgccagtttttcgcgcatcacgcacccattgaagtcaatgggtgcgtgaaaaatcgcgcacagcacacggacgcacttccgtgtgccgcgcgtgatgcgcgctactgtaatcaaaactatgaatgaaaacagaaaagcaccacgtgcttttctgtttacaaacataaaaacagagtgtcataatgatgccacgcagccacgcatcatatgctaatgacacacggaccttttgtggACCTTTTGCTCGAGCAAAacacacatgctcgtgtgaatccggccttacaatacactgcactacataagtacatacagaagtagtgcaggtaTTGTACTggcgatcagaagatcagatcttcaagtaaccaagtatgtgtaaaataaaaagtgaaaaaaagttttagataaataaataaaagttttatgtaataaaaacaataatcgccctgtttccctgatcaagcactttataattagaaaaaaaaaaactgtacataataggtatcgtcgcgttcgtatcggcgtgacctataaaaatatcatattatttatcccttacggtgaacactgtaaaaaaatacaataaaaaaccatggcagaatttccttttttggttacGTTATTtccaaaaaaaattcataaaaagtgatcaaaaagtcgcacgtacaccaacatggtaccaataaaaacgacagtttgtcatgcaaaaaaacacgccctcgcacagctccgtagacaaaaaaataaaaaagttatggctcccaggatatggtgacgcaaaaacattattttatttagaaaacattcaaaaacaatataaatttggttttgccataatcgtatcaaaccgcagaataaagtaaacatgttgttatactgcacagagaacgccattaaatatttatttaaaaaagtgagagaatttctgttttttattctcctcacctcccaaaaaattgaataaaaactgatcaaaaaaaaaattgcacgtaccccaaaatgatactaataaaaactacagctcgtcccataaaaatcaagcactcacacggctcgtcaacggaaaataaCTCTCGGAACTCaaaaatgcaaaacgacggcccagactaatttactagtgcagcagttcttcacctaaaaccccacatcatcatttgcaggCCCCACTGATCGACCCTGTAAATGCATCGGAAACTattacattttggggtctgtgctacatatggggctagtgaagaaatcaaagattaggcaatgctggagtgtggatattttgtacaataccagggacctcctttagaagtgcgactcctgcacccaaaaatctgtctctgcataaaggattggttgaaaGTGTCACTATCcatgtcactatccatggataattaaggttattattaatttaccccattattacatcatcctattatgacctgatgtactccgcccagcttacatataccctgatgtactccgcacagtttacatgtaccctgatgtactccgcccagcttacatataccctgatgtactccgcccatcttacatataccctgatgtactccgcccagcatacatataccctgatgtactccgcccagcatacatataccctgatgtactccgcacagattacatatactctgatgttctccacacagattacatataccctgatgtactccgcacagcatacatataccctgatgtactccacacagattacatatactctgatgtactccacacagcttacatataccctgatgcactccacacagcttacatataccctgatgtactccgcccagtttacatataccctaatgtactccgcccagcttacatatacctgatgtactccacccagcttacatataccctgatgtactccgcccagtttacatataccctgatgtactccgcccagtttacatataccctgatgtactccacccagtttacatataccctgatgtactccacccaacttacatataccctgatgtactccacccagcttacatataccctgatgtactccgcccaacttacatataacatgatgtactccgcccagcttacatataccctgatgtactccgcccagcttacatataccctgatgtactctgcccagcttacatataccctgatgtactctgcccagcttacatataccctgatgtactctgcccagcttacatataccctgatgtactctgcccagcttacatataccctgatgtactctgcccagcttacatataccctgatgtactctgcccagc is from Rhinoderma darwinii isolate aRhiDar2 chromosome 5, aRhiDar2.hap1, whole genome shotgun sequence and encodes:
- the LOC142651864 gene encoding TOG array regulator of axonemal microtubules protein 1-like; this translates as MWAEDSFDCSSSVTSSSDSDLSDISSICYGMNQKYSLGDNFADYRDVAAQRVLARLTSNLQLRIPAKHPPSGGFGKKLGWKIPNTPEPPKRPKKATEKEVTKETGRRYKKYIAAAEKTLEDLRNMNNGRNSLQAHPSKPLPKMTPVSTVQYINSHLHQRNQHDEPPAPERKKTSVLPSIGPSSSHHAVQNHKATHNKLKKMSQSKMTVADALILLEDEDWEKKIRGIDTISSLISVHPEAAVLIIQELRTAVMKEVTNLRSAVSLAAIKCLDMMFTILQANMDCDLQQTVRVLLHKAGESNTFIREAVDSALTQMVENVSPGRAMTALIDGGLCHNNSKVRSTTVKHLVGLVDRMGPDFFLSGRKGITDRAIPAVVQSLQDRCPEARMYGMQILSSLAPHPRLGAMLARYVPPKNLTAIKLLLKKCSN